From Deltaproteobacteria bacterium, the proteins below share one genomic window:
- a CDS encoding ATP synthase subunit I produces MIETSVRNKLPIPARQREIRKLASIEKRTAQVLALLLVGSLWFQSWSISLGLILGGGVAILNFHWLWRIMEKVIFEKKKIHGLQVLIKFLALLMVIFMIFRFIKVNSVAFIIGISTLLPGIFFGVIQESLRAERKGNG; encoded by the coding sequence TTGATAGAGACGAGCGTAAGAAATAAACTTCCAATACCGGCACGGCAGAGGGAAATCCGCAAGCTGGCCTCCATTGAGAAACGAACTGCCCAGGTTCTTGCTCTCCTCCTCGTGGGTAGCCTATGGTTTCAAAGCTGGTCAATTTCTTTAGGGCTAATCCTGGGAGGGGGTGTGGCCATCCTCAATTTTCATTGGCTCTGGCGGATTATGGAAAAAGTGATCTTCGAAAAAAAGAAGATCCATGGGCTGCAAGTTTTGATTAAATTTTTGGCCTTATTGATGGTTATTTTTATGATTTTTCGTTTTATCAAAGTAAATTCCGTGGCTTTCATCATAGGCATTTCCACCCTACTCCCGGGCATTTTTTTCGGAGTTATCCAGGAATCACTCCGGGCTGAGAGAAAGGGAAACGGATAA
- the hemL gene encoding glutamate-1-semialdehyde 2,1-aminomutase: MITKKSKKLFIEAQKVIPGGVNSPVRAFRAVGLDPLFVSQARGSKIFDADGKVYIDYVSSWGPMILGHAHPKVHQAMSRALAHGWSYGAATELEVRLAQKISQAIPSMELLRMVSSGTEAAMSALRVARGFTGRDKIIKFEGCYHGHADSFLVKAGSGAITFGIPDSAGIPPSVAAHTLVAPYNDLSAVQVIFDQNPSQIAGVIVEPVAGNMGIVLPREGFLKGLEEICRENGSLLIFDEVITGFRLTYGGVQKIFGINPDLTCLGKIIGGGMPVGAYGGRREVMGKVAPLGPVYQAGTLSGNPLAMTCGLATLEILKDKAIYNKIDSLTQDLCQGLNALFARKGVPARINRSGSMFTLFFTREEVWDYSSAKKADVGQYAKYFQKMLQARIWLPPSQFEACFVSLAHTQKDMERTLEAAEAALEKWDLQKTP; encoded by the coding sequence ATGATAACGAAAAAATCCAAAAAGCTTTTCATCGAGGCCCAGAAGGTAATCCCTGGCGGGGTCAACAGTCCGGTGCGGGCGTTTCGAGCCGTAGGGCTTGATCCGCTCTTTGTTTCCCAAGCCAGAGGGTCGAAGATTTTCGATGCCGACGGAAAGGTCTACATCGATTATGTTTCTTCATGGGGACCCATGATTTTGGGGCATGCCCACCCGAAAGTGCACCAAGCCATGTCCCGGGCTCTTGCCCATGGCTGGAGCTACGGTGCGGCTACGGAGTTGGAAGTTCGCCTGGCTCAAAAAATTTCTCAAGCCATCCCTTCCATGGAATTGTTGCGCATGGTCAGCTCAGGGACAGAAGCAGCGATGAGCGCTCTGCGCGTGGCCCGGGGTTTTACAGGGCGAGATAAGATCATCAAGTTCGAAGGTTGTTACCATGGCCATGCCGACAGCTTTCTAGTCAAAGCCGGTTCCGGGGCCATTACTTTTGGAATTCCAGACAGCGCTGGAATTCCCCCGTCTGTAGCTGCCCACACTCTCGTTGCCCCCTACAATGACCTGAGTGCGGTTCAGGTCATCTTCGACCAGAACCCCTCGCAAATTGCCGGTGTCATCGTCGAGCCGGTGGCCGGGAATATGGGGATCGTCCTGCCTCGGGAAGGGTTTTTGAAAGGGTTAGAGGAAATTTGCCGAGAAAATGGGTCGCTGTTGATTTTTGATGAAGTCATCACAGGTTTCCGCCTGACCTATGGTGGAGTCCAGAAAATTTTTGGCATCAACCCCGACCTCACCTGTCTGGGCAAAATTATTGGGGGCGGAATGCCGGTAGGGGCCTATGGAGGGCGGAGGGAGGTCATGGGAAAAGTCGCTCCCCTGGGGCCCGTATATCAAGCCGGAACCCTCTCCGGAAATCCTCTGGCCATGACTTGCGGTTTGGCCACCCTGGAGATCCTTAAGGATAAGGCGATATATAATAAAATAGATAGCCTTACCCAGGATCTTTGCCAGGGGTTGAATGCCCTTTTTGCCCGCAAGGGAGTCCCGGCACGGATCAACCGTTCCGGTTCCATGTTCACCCTTTTCTTCACCCGGGAGGAAGTCTGGGATTATAGCTCGGCCAAAAAAGCGGATGTTGGCCAATATGCTAAATATTTCCAGAAGATGTTGCAGGCCAGGATCTGGTTACCCCCATCCCAGTTTGAGGCCTGCTTTGTCTCTCTTGCCCATACCCAAAAAGATATGGAGCGCACATTAGAGGCTGCCGAGGCCGCCCTGGAAAAGTGGGATCTTCAAAAAACCCCTTGA
- a CDS encoding AtpZ/AtpI family protein, whose translation MPARMAMGEDKKKLYKKVVRYSAIGLEMGFSVAIGVAIGYFLDRFLRTGPWLTLIFLIFGVIAGFRSLFSLMKSVDRDERKK comes from the coding sequence ATGCCAGCCCGCATGGCAATGGGGGAAGATAAGAAAAAGCTCTATAAGAAGGTCGTGCGTTACAGTGCTATCGGCCTGGAAATGGGCTTCTCCGTGGCCATAGGAGTGGCTATTGGTTATTTCTTGGATCGGTTTTTGCGTACGGGTCCATGGCTCACTTTAATATTTTTAATTTTCGGTGTGATTGCGGGCTTTCGGAGCCTTTTTTCCTTGATGAAGAGCGTTGATAGAGACGAGCGTAAGAAATAA